The segment GGGCCTTGGCCTGATCGTCGATATCGGCGGCGGCACCTCGGACTTCACGGTCTTTCGCCGCAACGGCGCGCAGATTGAAACGCTGGCCAGCCACGGCATTCGTCTGGGCGGCACGGATTTCGACCAATCCGTCTCGCTGGCGCATGTCATGCCGCTGCTGGGGATGGGCGGCACCTTGAAGCGCGACTTTGGCCCCGGACTTTTGCCCGTGCCGCAGGCGATCTATGTCGAACTGGCCACCTGGGCCAAGATCCCCTTCCTCTATACGCCCGAAACCCGCCGCGCGATTGCCGATATGCAGCGCCACGCCAGCAACCCCGCCGCCATGGCTCATCTGGCGACCGTCATTCAGGACGAGCTGGGCCATAGCACTGCCTTTGCGGTCGAGCGCGGCAAGATCGACGCCAATGATGGCCGCGACGGCCGCATCGCCCTTGGCTTTATCGCGCGCGGCCTGACCGCAGGCGTCACCCCCGGCAGCCTGCATGTCGCGCTCTCGGATTACGCGCCCCGTATGCAGGCGGCGATGGAAGAAACCCTCGCCCGCGCCGCGGTCAGCGCCGATCAGATCGACCATATCGTCTATGTGGGCGGCTCAAGCCTGATGGGTATCGTCACCCAAAGCGCCAGCGCGATCGCGCCTGCGGCCCGCGCGCTGCGGGCCGAGGCCTTTACCGCCGTTGTCGACGGCCTTGCCATCGCCAGTGCAAAGGCCGCCTAGGCGTTCACATCCACCACGGTGCGGCCCTGCACGCGGCCTTGCAAGACAGCGGCCGCGGTATCGCGCACCTCATTGAGGCCAATGACGGACACAGCCCTGCCCAGCTTGGCAAGATCCAAATCCCGCGCCAGCCGCGCCCAGGCGGTCTGCCGCACCGCTTTGGGCGCATTGACGGAATCGATCCCCGACAGGGTGATATTGCGCAAGATGAACGGTGCGACGCTGCCGGGCAGGTCCAAACCTTGGGCCAAACCGCAGGCCGTCACCACGCCGCGATAGGCGGTCTGCGCCAGCACATTCGCCAGCGTATGGCTGCCGACGCTATCGACCGCGCCCGCCCAGCGTTCGGGGCCAATCGGCGCGCCGGGGCTGGAAAGCTCTGCCCGATCAATGACATCCGCCGCCCCCAGCGCGCGCAGATAATCGCCCTGATCGACCCGCCCGGTCGAGGCGATCACCCGATACCCAAGGCCGGACAGCAGCGCGATGGCCACCGATCCCACGCCGCCATTCGCGCCGGTTACCAAAATATCGCCGCGATCCGGCGTCAGCCCGCCATGTTCCAACGCCAGGACCGACAGCATCGCCGTATAGCCCGCCGTGCCGATCCCCATCGCGTCAAAGGTGGAAATGCTATCGGGCAGCTTCACCAGCCACTCGCTCGGCACCCGCGCCACCTGCGCATAACCGCCGTGATGCGTCTGGCTCAGACCCCAACCGTTCAGCACCACGCGATCCCC is part of the Ketogulonicigenium vulgare WSH-001 genome and harbors:
- a CDS encoding Hsp70 family protein is translated as MQNPVLAVDFGTSNTAAAVYSGGAPRRIPLEEGADTLPTAVFFPVNGGPMLIGSEATRALIDGHEGRFMRALKSILGTALFHEQRLIGGKRRTLANIVTDFLIALRQRAEARTGLTFTAVLSGRPVHFHSADPLRDARAEDDLRACYHAAGFTQVDFLNEPEAAAHAAPEAEGLGLIVDIGGGTSDFTVFRRNGAQIETLASHGIRLGGTDFDQSVSLAHVMPLLGMGGTLKRDFGPGLLPVPQAIYVELATWAKIPFLYTPETRRAIADMQRHASNPAAMAHLATVIQDELGHSTAFAVERGKIDANDGRDGRIALGFIARGLTAGVTPGSLHVALSDYAPRMQAAMEETLARAAVSADQIDHIVYVGGSSLMGIVTQSASAIAPAARALRAEAFTAVVDGLAIASAKAA
- the acuI gene encoding acrylyl-CoA reductase (NADPH), with the translated sequence MQFKALLATAADHAAVVDFDADDLMAGDVTVRIDYSTVNYKDALALGGGRIIQRFPLIASIDFAGVVEASGSADFQIGDRVVLNGWGLSQTHHGGYAQVARVPSEWLVKLPDSISTFDAMGIGTAGYTAMLSVLALEHGGLTPDRGDILVTGANGGVGSVAIALLSGLGYRVIASTGRVDQGDYLRALGAADVIDRAELSSPGAPIGPERWAGAVDSVGSHTLANVLAQTAYRGVVTACGLAQGLDLPGSVAPFILRNITLSGIDSVNAPKAVRQTAWARLARDLDLAKLGRAVSVIGLNEVRDTAAAVLQGRVQGRTVVDVNA